A single genomic interval of Mucilaginibacter boryungensis harbors:
- a CDS encoding sialidase family protein produces the protein MENSTQNNSRRKFLQNTSLLLAGLPFMRMKGFAAPFNYQTPVLPNNVPQSVLTDKRVKLTFGKEVMVLNDGLQPSMLCTRKGTLIVQSQNSKKPLPQKRIYYPFAMSTVVSRDGGEHWDEFPLKPGDNGVDMEGGIIQLKDGTIIALETYVTPGDKPDTGAGLMYTSTDDYKTLQGPFDITFDMPNAEFYGSSDDGGRPHVAMRLHRRILELPDGDLLTTIYGFQKGDDEPSDYQPNMKKSRVMLFRSKNKGKHWNYVSTVAVDRKVGTEGFGEPVIARVSKGPKAGRLICQMRTGYELYSNHSDDGGKTWTKAKPLVYADLDIYKTADWAAMFKDIKRKGVLVTPDSKELIGAVVDPDLIETRSGILVAAFGLRIPAKLCWTIPTHPWNGNYLAFSLDHGETWSQVTRLTSGIDTTHYMAVEETPKNNELFVVYDFGHWNGKQGRYTYGRKVKISV, from the coding sequence ATGGAGAACTCAACTCAAAATAATTCGCGCAGAAAATTCCTGCAAAATACATCGCTGTTGCTAGCAGGCTTGCCTTTTATGCGTATGAAAGGTTTTGCCGCACCTTTCAATTATCAAACCCCGGTGCTGCCAAATAACGTTCCCCAAAGTGTACTTACCGATAAACGCGTTAAGCTTACTTTTGGTAAAGAAGTAATGGTGTTGAATGATGGTTTGCAGCCGTCAATGCTATGCACCCGTAAGGGAACCTTGATCGTGCAGTCGCAAAACTCGAAAAAGCCACTCCCGCAAAAAAGGATCTACTATCCGTTTGCCATGTCGACGGTTGTTTCAAGGGACGGCGGCGAACACTGGGATGAGTTTCCGCTTAAACCCGGCGATAATGGGGTTGATATGGAAGGCGGGATCATCCAGTTAAAAGATGGTACTATCATTGCGCTGGAAACATACGTTACGCCTGGCGATAAACCAGACACGGGTGCAGGTTTAATGTATACATCTACCGATGATTATAAAACCCTGCAAGGCCCGTTCGATATTACTTTTGATATGCCTAATGCCGAATTCTACGGTTCATCCGACGATGGCGGCCGGCCGCACGTAGCTATGCGCCTGCACAGGCGTATTTTGGAACTGCCTGATGGCGACTTGCTGACCACCATCTATGGTTTCCAAAAAGGGGATGACGAGCCGTCTGATTACCAGCCTAATATGAAAAAGAGCCGCGTTATGTTATTCCGCTCAAAAAATAAAGGCAAGCATTGGAATTATGTATCAACTGTAGCCGTAGACCGGAAGGTTGGTACCGAAGGTTTTGGTGAACCGGTTATTGCGCGGGTTTCCAAAGGGCCAAAAGCAGGCCGTTTAATTTGCCAGATGCGTACCGGGTATGAACTATACAGCAATCATTCCGATGATGGTGGTAAAACCTGGACAAAGGCCAAGCCATTAGTATATGCCGATCTTGATATTTACAAAACCGCCGATTGGGCAGCTATGTTTAAAGACATTAAACGCAAAGGTGTGCTGGTTACGCCCGATTCAAAAGAACTGATAGGCGCCGTTGTTGACCCTGACCTGATTGAAACACGCAGCGGTATATTGGTAGCGGCTTTTGGGCTACGTATCCCGGCTAAACTTTGCTGGACCATACCGACACACCCATGGAATGGTAATTACCTGGCATTTAGTTTAGACCATGGCGAAACCTGGAGCCAGGTAACCCGCCTTACCAGCGGAATTGATACCACACATTATATGGCTGTTGAAGAGACACCAAAAAATAACGAACTGTTTGTAGTTTACGATTTTGGCCACTGGAATGGCAAACAAGGCAGATATACCTATGGCCGTAAAGTAAAAATATCCGTTTAA
- a CDS encoding sialidase family protein, whose protein sequence is MNNYNDTAHSRRKFLQNTSLLLAGASLVRLNSFAAACYAKPPVLPNNIPKTILADKRIKLSFNPEVLIMDDGLQPTMLCTTTGTLVVQSWLSATPYPQERIFYPFAVRTVVSRDGGNSWQEFKLKEGDNGVYMEGGVVQLKDGSIMALETYVVPGENPSTGKGLMFTSHDDFKTLQGPVDITFDIPDANFYGSADDTGRPQVAMRLHRRIIELPNGDLLTTMYGWQHGDDEPSGYIPSMKKTRVMLFRSKNKGKHWDFVATVAAGFGIGTEGFGEAVLTRVSKGPKAGRLICLMRTGRELYKSISDDGGKTWRKSPHMFANIDVYKTGLWAEMFKDVRIKGQLISENPNEFIAAVVDPDLIELRSGVLVAAFGVRIPARAHKINPTHPWNGNYLAFSLDHGDTWSHVEQLTSGIATTQYMSVEEMPADNELFVAYDFGFRGNKTGRYTYGRKFKLTINKG, encoded by the coding sequence ATGAATAATTATAATGATACTGCCCATTCGCGCAGAAAATTTTTGCAAAATACCTCATTGTTATTGGCGGGCGCATCGCTGGTAAGGCTTAATTCTTTCGCCGCTGCCTGTTATGCCAAACCGCCTGTGTTACCAAACAACATCCCCAAAACTATCCTGGCAGATAAACGGATAAAACTTAGTTTCAATCCCGAAGTGCTGATAATGGACGATGGCCTACAGCCTACCATGTTATGTACCACAACTGGTACCCTCGTTGTCCAGTCGTGGTTATCGGCAACGCCTTATCCGCAGGAGCGTATATTTTATCCATTCGCCGTGCGCACGGTAGTGTCAAGGGACGGCGGTAATAGCTGGCAGGAATTTAAGCTGAAAGAGGGCGATAACGGCGTGTACATGGAAGGCGGCGTGGTGCAACTGAAAGATGGTTCGATAATGGCCCTGGAAACATATGTGGTACCGGGCGAAAACCCCAGCACGGGTAAGGGACTGATGTTTACATCGCACGATGATTTTAAAACTTTGCAGGGCCCGGTCGATATTACATTTGATATACCCGATGCCAACTTTTATGGTTCGGCAGATGATACTGGCCGGCCGCAGGTTGCCATGCGCCTGCACCGGCGTATTATTGAATTGCCCAACGGCGATTTGCTGACCACCATGTACGGTTGGCAGCACGGCGATGACGAGCCTTCGGGATATATACCCAGTATGAAAAAAACGCGGGTAATGCTTTTCCGTTCTAAAAACAAAGGTAAACACTGGGATTTTGTAGCAACCGTTGCGGCTGGCTTTGGTATAGGTACCGAGGGCTTTGGCGAAGCCGTGCTTACACGGGTATCTAAAGGCCCTAAAGCAGGAAGACTGATATGCCTGATGCGCACCGGGCGCGAATTGTACAAATCGATATCTGACGATGGCGGCAAAACCTGGCGGAAAAGCCCGCACATGTTTGCTAATATTGATGTATACAAGACCGGGCTTTGGGCCGAAATGTTTAAAGATGTCAGGATCAAAGGTCAATTAATATCCGAAAACCCTAACGAATTTATTGCCGCCGTGGTTGACCCTGACCTGATAGAACTGCGCAGCGGTGTATTGGTTGCCGCATTTGGTGTACGTATCCCGGCGCGTGCGCACAAAATAAACCCAACACACCCATGGAATGGTAATTACCTGGCTTTTAGTCTCGACCACGGCGATACCTGGAGCCATGTGGAACAGCTTACATCGGGTATAGCTACCACTCAATATATGTCGGTAGAAGAGATGCCGGCCGATAATGAATTGTTTGTGGCTTACGATTTTGGCTTCCGCGGAAACAAAACCGGGCGGTACACTTACGGGCGTAAATTTAAGCTTACTATAAACAAGGGCTAA
- a CDS encoding alpha-galactosidase: MIYFALKKKVLTFSILVFLCLGAIAQGNDQAIVKTESPNGWVIKTKSSVYQLIITADGRVKPGYYGAKEQAEFLKKNAAWYEGLEEVPVRGGRASKTPVLEVVFNDNVRDADLQYVKGEIITVNGKSTLQITQKDRFYPLEVTSYIRVLPEYDVLEKWMVIKNTGKKGSIKVDNLQSGSMVLPANDYILTHLSGRDLNEFQLQHTELTPGLKTIDNKGFKSNHNPPWFQVRPKSATDSKTGPTWFGSLHYSGNWDLIFDKIFDGPVQVVGGINFWDTSWDLQPGTTLETPKLTIGYTSGGPAEASRSLTAYIRNDVLLAAHRNDLRPVIYNSWEAAYYSVNEKQQIDLAKIASEIGIETFTIDDGWFKGRTDGRSQSGLGNWEVDRNKFPNGLTPVIKQVHDLGMKFGLWVEPENVNPNSDVVQAHPDWIFQFPHREGNKFRQILNFANEEVYQHMLKTLTKLLSENDIDFIKWDQNNALTEPGWPNAPANIQKEVRIRHISNVYRLVDELRKRFPKVLFESCSSGGGRVDLGMLSRMDQTWLSDNTDPIDRLYIQYGYLNALPANTMVSWVTGTTRHQPVSLDYRFDVSMSGVLGIGNDIRKWTPTEKEVAKSKIALYKKIRPVVQQGVLYPLVSPFEHNRCALQYNAVDGKTAVLFCYNMAVYLRGSQETDRGSNILKLEGLWPDKEYLVKSAADANDKGTVYKGDFLMNIGIAWPVKNAFESLILTIDQVK, from the coding sequence ATGATATACTTTGCCTTGAAAAAAAAGGTACTCACATTCAGCATACTTGTTTTTTTATGCCTTGGGGCAATAGCGCAGGGCAATGATCAGGCTATTGTTAAAACCGAAAGCCCTAACGGCTGGGTCATTAAAACAAAGTCGTCCGTTTATCAATTGATCATAACGGCCGATGGCCGGGTAAAACCAGGTTATTACGGCGCTAAGGAGCAGGCCGAATTTCTAAAAAAGAATGCCGCCTGGTACGAAGGGCTGGAGGAGGTGCCCGTGCGCGGCGGTCGTGCTTCTAAAACGCCGGTGCTGGAGGTTGTATTTAATGATAACGTGCGCGATGCCGACCTGCAATATGTGAAGGGAGAGATAATTACCGTTAACGGAAAAAGCACGCTTCAGATAACACAAAAAGATAGGTTTTATCCGCTTGAAGTTACCTCATACATCAGGGTACTGCCCGAATATGATGTGCTTGAAAAGTGGATGGTAATAAAAAACACAGGCAAAAAGGGTAGCATTAAGGTTGATAACCTGCAATCGGGCAGTATGGTATTGCCCGCTAACGATTATATCCTTACCCATCTTTCGGGCAGGGACCTGAATGAATTTCAGTTGCAGCACACCGAACTTACGCCCGGCTTAAAAACTATTGATAATAAAGGCTTCAAATCCAACCATAACCCGCCCTGGTTTCAGGTAAGGCCAAAAAGCGCAACCGACAGTAAAACAGGGCCTACCTGGTTTGGATCGTTACATTACAGCGGCAACTGGGATTTGATTTTTGATAAAATATTTGACGGCCCCGTGCAGGTGGTTGGTGGTATTAACTTTTGGGATACCAGCTGGGATTTGCAGCCTGGTACAACGCTGGAAACGCCTAAACTAACAATTGGCTATACCAGCGGCGGACCTGCAGAAGCATCGCGAAGCTTAACAGCTTATATACGCAACGATGTTTTGCTGGCGGCGCATCGTAATGATCTGCGGCCGGTTATTTACAATAGTTGGGAAGCCGCCTATTACAGCGTGAATGAAAAGCAGCAAATAGACCTGGCAAAAATTGCCAGTGAAATAGGTATTGAAACATTTACTATTGATGATGGCTGGTTTAAGGGCCGTACCGATGGCCGCTCGCAAAGTGGTTTAGGTAACTGGGAGGTTGACAGGAATAAATTTCCCAATGGCCTTACACCGGTTATTAAGCAGGTGCATGACCTGGGGATGAAGTTTGGCCTGTGGGTGGAGCCCGAGAACGTTAACCCCAATAGTGATGTAGTGCAGGCCCATCCCGATTGGATCTTCCAATTTCCTCATCGCGAAGGGAATAAATTCCGCCAGATATTAAATTTCGCTAATGAAGAGGTTTATCAGCATATGCTGAAAACCTTAACCAAACTATTATCAGAAAACGATATCGATTTTATTAAATGGGACCAGAACAACGCGCTGACCGAACCCGGCTGGCCTAACGCACCGGCCAATATTCAAAAAGAGGTACGCATAAGGCATATCAGTAATGTGTACCGTTTAGTTGATGAATTGAGAAAAAGGTTCCCGAAAGTATTATTTGAAAGCTGTTCCAGCGGCGGCGGCCGGGTTGATCTGGGTATGCTCTCACGCATGGACCAAACATGGCTTAGCGATAATACCGACCCTATTGACAGGCTTTATATCCAATACGGATATTTAAATGCCTTACCGGCAAATACCATGGTATCTTGGGTAACAGGTACTACTCGCCATCAGCCAGTTTCGCTGGACTACAGGTTTGATGTTTCTATGTCGGGCGTGTTGGGTATTGGTAACGATATCAGAAAATGGACGCCGACTGAAAAGGAAGTGGCAAAAAGCAAAATAGCTTTGTACAAAAAGATAAGGCCTGTGGTGCAGCAAGGGGTTTTATATCCACTGGTTTCACCTTTTGAACATAACAGGTGTGCTTTGCAGTATAATGCAGTTGATGGCAAAACGGCTGTGCTGTTTTGCTATAACATGGCCGTATACCTGCGTGGCAGCCAGGAAACAGACAGGGGGTCGAACATCCTTAAACTGGAAGGTTTATGGCCTGATAAGGAATACTTGGTTAAAAGCGCAGCCGATGCTAATGATAAAGGCACCGTATATAAAGGCGATTTTTTAATGAATATAGGTATTGCCTGGCCGGTTAAAAACGCGTTTGAAAGCCTGATCTTAACAATAGACCAGGTTAAATAG